One part of the Maridesulfovibrio sp. genome encodes these proteins:
- the fliE gene encoding flagellar hook-basal body complex protein FliE encodes MAIRNVAMQAYTNAIQNQQKFDKKFDKTMDLNKTEPNSFSNTLTDSIKNVNELQGQKKAMIEEFASGKSQNVHELMISLQKASVAMTMTSTVRSKVMSAYQEVMKMPF; translated from the coding sequence ATGGCCATCAGAAACGTAGCAATGCAGGCATACACCAATGCCATCCAGAATCAGCAGAAGTTTGACAAAAAGTTCGACAAGACAATGGACCTCAACAAAACTGAGCCGAACTCTTTTTCAAACACACTAACCGACTCCATCAAAAATGTTAACGAACTCCAAGGCCAGAAAAAGGCCATGATCGAAGAATTTGCCTCCGGTAAAAGCCAAAACGTACATGAATTGATGATCTCTTTACAAAAAGCAAGCGTCGCGATGACCATGACCAGTACAGTTCGCAGCAAAGTAATGAGTGCATATCAAGAAGTAATGAAAATGCCTTTCTAA
- the fliF gene encoding flagellar basal-body MS-ring/collar protein FliF has protein sequence MPNFIAEYLSKFQNFWSDRTVSQRIMIGGLAATVVIAFILMVFWLNQTEYRVLYTKLYAEDASRVVSILQSTKEPYKIQDNGSTILVPADKVYDLRLKIAGEGALHGQGIGYEIFDEVQIGQTDFIQRINYQRALQGELARTITEFPQVERARVHLVLPAKSLFIEEQVDPSASVVLKLRDGEKLSDKQIKGVLNLVVMSVEGLKPAHVTITDMRGQVLYQPEDDGGLGLNITNSQLEYKSGLESKIEQRIQRLLMPIVGPDKVIAKVNADLDFRQRTIKKEAFDPDSQVARSEQTSEETTRGTANVDGGVPEANFRGDGFTGTATTQDSSRETRTTNYEINKEEQQIIVPVGELKRLSVAVIVDGTYVKDPETGEMVYTPRSEEEMQRIRELVSSAVGYDEVRGDIVEVSNMSFGIQDMFGDEGLMRTMLEYAQRLGKPFLNGLLIFLFLILVVRPVVMALIKPRVSEEEIDEVAGLPEAGDRLAIDESDLDEEALDTARRLENAKAQALQLSEKNMDQAVQVLKSWLKQEAA, from the coding sequence ATGCCAAATTTCATCGCTGAATATCTGAGTAAATTCCAGAATTTCTGGTCTGATCGCACTGTTTCACAGAGGATCATGATCGGGGGGCTGGCAGCCACAGTGGTTATCGCCTTCATTCTTATGGTTTTCTGGCTCAACCAGACTGAATACCGTGTTCTCTACACCAAGCTTTACGCAGAAGACGCATCACGCGTTGTATCCATTCTGCAGTCCACTAAAGAACCCTACAAGATTCAGGATAACGGTTCCACCATTCTGGTTCCCGCGGACAAGGTATATGACCTGCGCCTGAAAATTGCCGGAGAAGGAGCTCTTCACGGTCAGGGGATCGGTTATGAAATTTTCGATGAGGTACAGATCGGTCAAACAGACTTCATCCAGCGAATCAACTACCAGCGAGCCCTGCAGGGAGAACTGGCACGGACAATCACCGAATTTCCGCAGGTTGAACGCGCCCGCGTACACCTGGTGCTCCCCGCCAAGTCTCTTTTTATTGAAGAGCAGGTTGACCCTTCCGCTTCTGTAGTACTTAAACTCCGTGACGGCGAAAAACTTTCCGACAAACAAATTAAAGGTGTTTTGAACCTTGTTGTTATGTCCGTTGAAGGATTGAAACCCGCACACGTGACCATTACCGACATGCGCGGCCAGGTTCTCTACCAGCCGGAAGATGATGGTGGACTGGGTTTGAATATCACCAATAGTCAACTCGAATATAAATCCGGACTCGAGTCAAAAATTGAACAGCGCATCCAGCGCCTGCTCATGCCCATCGTAGGCCCGGACAAAGTTATAGCCAAGGTCAACGCCGATCTCGATTTCAGACAGCGCACCATCAAAAAAGAAGCATTTGACCCTGACAGTCAGGTTGCACGCTCCGAACAGACCAGCGAAGAAACTACACGCGGAACAGCAAACGTGGATGGTGGCGTACCTGAAGCAAACTTCAGGGGTGACGGATTTACCGGAACCGCCACAACTCAGGACTCTTCGCGTGAAACCCGTACAACCAACTATGAAATCAACAAAGAAGAACAGCAGATTATCGTTCCGGTCGGTGAACTCAAACGTCTCAGCGTAGCAGTCATTGTAGACGGTACTTATGTAAAAGATCCTGAAACCGGTGAAATGGTTTACACTCCCCGCTCTGAAGAAGAAATGCAGCGTATCCGGGAACTGGTAAGCTCCGCAGTAGGTTATGACGAAGTACGCGGCGACATCGTAGAGGTTTCCAACATGTCCTTCGGCATACAGGATATGTTCGGCGACGAAGGCCTCATGCGAACCATGCTTGAATACGCACAGCGCCTCGGTAAGCCTTTCCTTAACGGCCTGCTCATCTTCCTCTTCCTGATTCTGGTAGTACGCCCGGTAGTAATGGCACTGATCAAGCCCCGTGTATCTGAAGAAGAGATTGACGAGGTTGCCGGACTGCCTGAAGCTGGAGATAGACTCGCAATTGATGAAAGTGATCTTGACGAAGAGGCTCTTGATACGGCACGTAGACTGGAGAACGCCAAGGCTCAGGCTCTGCAACTTTCGGAAAAGAATATGGATCAGGCTGTGCAGGTGCTGAAGAGCTGGCTGAAGCAGGAGGCAGCTTAA
- the fliG gene encoding flagellar motor switch protein FliG, whose protein sequence is MSTPFTGNQKTAIILLALGDKFTAEAFKRMNRQEIADVSKAMLEMDSVPKEQVLEVLKEFNETLAYGAELLMGGADQVKRLLSKSLDEETAKYILDKLDLESGPAPFQELQNVSPKILAQILRNEHPQTLALIIGHLHPDQAADLISNLPGGVRAEVLMRLAKLEAVAEEMLMEVDRVLQSQLIAMGGKEGKKVGGVPAVAEILNAVDRSTEEEVLSEIEEESNQMAEEIRNLMFVFEDIKGLDDRAIRELLKEVSNEELTTALKGASDDLQELFFKNMSERASNMIREDLEIMGPVKLSDVEGAQQNIVKSIRRLEDEGRIMISRGSGDVFV, encoded by the coding sequence TTGTCTACGCCGTTCACCGGTAATCAAAAAACAGCGATTATACTTCTTGCCCTTGGGGACAAGTTTACCGCTGAAGCCTTTAAACGCATGAATCGTCAAGAAATTGCCGACGTGTCAAAAGCCATGCTGGAAATGGATTCAGTACCTAAAGAACAGGTTTTGGAAGTACTAAAAGAGTTCAACGAAACTCTGGCATACGGAGCTGAACTCCTCATGGGCGGCGCTGATCAGGTCAAGAGACTGCTCAGCAAATCCCTTGACGAAGAAACCGCAAAATACATTCTGGACAAGCTCGACCTGGAAAGCGGCCCCGCTCCTTTTCAGGAACTCCAGAACGTCAGTCCCAAGATTCTGGCACAGATTCTCAGGAACGAGCACCCGCAGACACTGGCCCTCATCATCGGCCACCTGCACCCGGATCAGGCAGCGGATCTTATATCCAATCTGCCCGGCGGCGTGAGAGCAGAAGTGCTTATGAGGCTTGCCAAACTGGAGGCTGTTGCGGAAGAAATGCTCATGGAAGTTGATAGAGTGCTGCAAAGCCAGCTCATCGCCATGGGTGGTAAAGAAGGTAAGAAAGTGGGCGGCGTACCCGCAGTAGCGGAAATCCTCAACGCCGTAGACCGCTCAACAGAAGAGGAAGTTCTTTCAGAGATCGAGGAAGAGTCCAACCAGATGGCCGAAGAGATCAGGAACCTCATGTTCGTCTTCGAAGACATCAAGGGACTGGACGACCGCGCTATCCGTGAATTGCTTAAGGAAGTTTCTAATGAAGAACTCACGACAGCACTCAAGGGTGCCTCCGACGATTTACAGGAACTCTTCTTCAAGAACATGTCAGAACGCGCTTCCAACATGATTCGCGAAGACCTCGAAATCATGGGGCCTGTAAAACTTTCCGACGTGGAAGGTGCGCAGCAGAACATTGTAAAGAGCATCCGCCGCCTTGAAGATGAAGGCCGGATTATGATCAGCAGAGGTTCAGGAGATGTCTTTGTCTAA
- a CDS encoding FliH/SctL family protein → MSLSNTEDKKFYTGRVIMGLDSNNKTQEMTIQEMEGKKKPTWDEDTDREYYERVKAKAQSMAREIIAKAMSEAETIKANAQAEGYASGQQKAAKETEQNMIGFSQNLNQILHGIQESSYNVLMSQSADAISLVFMVIEKTLAVEMESRRQEILAALLDEALNRIDSQTQLIIKVSPADADIIGPLLVQAQSEHPDLAKWRIKSDPSIENGGIIVEATDAMIDNTVTSRWEGVQEIIGQLTPGTGE, encoded by the coding sequence ATGTCTTTGTCTAATACTGAAGACAAAAAGTTCTACACCGGTAGAGTCATTATGGGTCTTGATTCCAATAACAAGACCCAGGAAATGACAATACAGGAAATGGAAGGCAAAAAAAAGCCGACCTGGGACGAAGACACTGACCGCGAATATTATGAGCGGGTCAAAGCAAAAGCTCAGAGCATGGCCAGGGAAATCATTGCCAAGGCCATGTCTGAAGCCGAAACCATTAAAGCAAATGCGCAGGCCGAGGGTTATGCTTCCGGACAGCAGAAGGCGGCAAAGGAAACCGAACAGAATATGATCGGTTTCAGTCAGAATTTAAACCAGATACTGCATGGTATTCAGGAAAGTTCTTACAATGTGCTGATGTCCCAATCCGCTGACGCGATATCTCTGGTCTTTATGGTCATTGAGAAAACTCTGGCTGTCGAAATGGAAAGCCGCAGACAGGAAATTCTTGCAGCCTTGCTGGATGAAGCCCTGAACCGCATTGATTCTCAGACACAGCTGATTATCAAAGTCTCCCCGGCAGATGCCGACATCATCGGCCCTCTGCTGGTACAGGCGCAATCAGAGCATCCTGACCTCGCCAAATGGCGTATTAAATCTGATCCATCCATAGAAAACGGCGGAATAATTGTCGAGGCAACCGATGCCATGATCGACAATACCGTCACCTCCCGCTGGGAAGGTGTTCAGGAAATCATCGGACAGCTTACCCCCGGAACTGGAGAATAA
- a CDS encoding FliI/YscN family ATPase — MADMKDCTRLLSALDPCRSYGRVSKVVGLIAEGKGIKAPLGSVCHLMPEAAEEPIAAEVVGFKDGACLFMPYGEMHGISPGSLIKNSSTPPKVPVGMALLGRAVDAFGEPIDGKGPIIPESYNALHRDPPNPLERPRINEPLDVGVKAINGVLTIGKGQRMGIMAGSGVGKSTLLSMMARYTVADINVIALIGERGREVVEFIERDLGPEGLARSVLVIATSDKSPLIRMRAAYTATAIAEYFRDLNKDVLLMMDSVTRFAMAGREVGLAAGEPPTRGGYTPSVFAQLPKLLERAGKNQHGSITGIYTVLVDGDDFTEPIADAVRSILDGHIVLTRDLADQGHYPCIDVLKSVSRVRGDIVHKDIVAAGRKVLGQLATFRKVEDMVNIGAYQKGANPEIDTAIKMVPAINDFLQQLVEDKQTIDESYAKLMELAAAS; from the coding sequence ATGGCCGATATGAAGGATTGCACCCGGCTGCTTTCCGCGTTAGATCCCTGCCGCAGCTATGGCCGGGTCAGCAAGGTTGTCGGCCTTATTGCCGAAGGAAAAGGTATCAAGGCTCCGCTTGGTTCTGTATGTCATCTGATGCCTGAAGCAGCTGAAGAACCAATCGCCGCTGAGGTTGTAGGCTTTAAAGACGGAGCCTGTCTGTTTATGCCTTATGGGGAAATGCACGGCATCAGCCCCGGCAGCCTGATCAAAAACTCCAGCACTCCCCCTAAGGTTCCTGTCGGGATGGCCTTGCTTGGACGTGCTGTTGACGCTTTCGGGGAACCTATCGACGGTAAAGGACCCATCATTCCTGAAAGTTACAACGCCCTTCACCGCGATCCGCCAAACCCTCTTGAACGTCCGCGCATTAATGAGCCTCTCGATGTCGGAGTAAAAGCGATCAATGGTGTGCTTACTATTGGCAAAGGTCAGCGTATGGGTATCATGGCCGGTTCCGGTGTCGGTAAATCGACACTGCTATCCATGATGGCCCGCTATACCGTAGCCGATATTAACGTGATCGCCCTGATTGGAGAACGTGGCCGTGAGGTTGTGGAATTTATTGAACGCGACCTCGGCCCTGAGGGACTGGCCAGGTCCGTACTGGTCATAGCCACTTCAGACAAAAGTCCGCTTATCCGTATGCGTGCAGCCTACACCGCTACAGCTATTGCCGAATATTTCCGTGATTTGAATAAAGATGTCCTGCTGATGATGGACTCGGTAACCCGTTTTGCCATGGCCGGTCGTGAAGTAGGTCTTGCGGCAGGAGAACCTCCGACCCGTGGCGGTTACACACCGTCAGTTTTTGCCCAGTTACCAAAGCTTCTGGAAAGGGCCGGAAAAAACCAGCACGGCTCCATCACCGGTATCTATACCGTACTTGTAGACGGTGACGACTTCACCGAACCTATTGCCGATGCCGTGCGTTCAATTCTTGACGGCCACATTGTGCTGACCCGTGATCTTGCTGACCAGGGCCATTACCCGTGCATAGACGTCCTCAAGAGCGTAAGCCGTGTACGCGGAGATATTGTTCATAAAGACATTGTCGCCGCCGGACGCAAGGTCCTCGGTCAACTCGCAACTTTCCGCAAGGTAGAAGACATGGTCAATATTGGTGCATACCAAAAGGGGGCCAACCCGGAAATTGACACGGCGATTAAGATGGTTCCTGCAATCAACGACTTTCTGCAGCAGCTTGTAGAAGACAAGCAGACCATTGATGAAAGTTATGCCAAACTTATGGAACTGGCGGCTGCCAGCTAA